The sequence AATAAATATAAGGATATATATAAAGAAATTGGAAAAGATCCATCAGAGGAATTATCAGTTGATTTTTTTGAAAAAGTAAAAAAAGAAGATTTTAAAAACAAAGAATTATATTTTTCTTTTTTAAATCATAAACCCATTTTAGAAGAACAAGTTATTAAAGCTATGCAAGAAGGTGCACAAGAAATTTATGTGGTTAATATGCTATTAGATCAATCTGATCAATGGTTTCAAATACAGGAAAGAATAGAAAAGATTAGATTCTGTAATTATAATACTGAAATTATATATTTAGAACCTTTTTGGAAAAGTAAAGAATTGATGAATTCTTATAGAAAAGAAATTCGAAAATTAACCCATAAGTCTAGCAAACAAAATATAGGAATTCTTTTTGTTGGGAAAGGGTGTAAAAGAAATGTACAAGAAGAGTATACAGATTCTATTTATCAACAAACCTTATTTGCAAAGGAAATAAAAGAAAAATTATTGTTAGATGGTTATGATAAAAATAATATAATGATTTCATATTTAAATGATAAAAAATTTTCTATCAAAGATGTATTATCTCAGTTATTAGAACAAGGAATTACCGAGTTAATAATTATACCTATTTATATTCCTTTCACAAGTATAGAAAGTAAAAAGATTATACCTGAAATTATTAATAAAATGGAGATTCCTTTATCAATGCAAATTAAATATATTACACATTGGAATTTAGGGGGAGAATTTATTCAGGAGATAAAAGAGAATATAAAGACTATAGAAAATAATTTATAAATTTTATATTATTTAATAAAGACAAATATAATGAAATAAAAATAAAATAAATAAGGGAGAGATTTTATTGGATCCAATAGCATTTGAAATATTTGGACTTCAAATAAGATGGTATGGAATATTATTATCTTCTGCTATTTTAATTGGAATATTTTTATCTATGCATTTAGCTGAAAAAAATCATTTCGATTCTGAAAAATTATTAGATTTAGTACTTATCATGATTCCAGCAGCTATCGTTGGAGCAAGAATTTATTATGTGATTTTTAGATGGGATTATTATTCTAATAATTTAAATGAAATATATAAAATATGGCATGGAGGTTTGGCAATTCATGGAGGAATTATAGGAGGTATTATTGTTTCTATAATTTATACTAAAAAAAGAAATTTATCTTTTTGGGAATTATCAGATTTTATAGCGCCTAGTTTAATATTAGGACAAGCTATTGGCAGATGGGGGAATTTTTTTAATCAAGAAGCTTACGGGAGAGAAACAAATTTGCCTTGGGCTATAACTGTTAATGATCCTACTAAGGGAATAATTCATGTACATCCAACTTTTTTATATGAATCTTTGTGGGATTTTTGTGTATTTCTTTTTCTTTTATGGTATGGGAGAAATCGAAAAAAAGTAGATGGAGAAGTTTTTATTTTATATATAATACTATATTCAATAGGAAGATTATTTATAGAAAGTTTAAGGATAGACAGTTTGATGTTTATGGGAATTCGTGTTGCTCAATTAGTAAGTATTTTAGCAATTATAATAGCTGTTATAATTTTTAAATACTTTCGAAAAAGTGTTTAAAAAATCCTTCTTTTTCATATGAAAAAGAAGGATTTTTTTATTTTTTGTTTAATTAATAATAAAGTGGGTGAAAGTGGTA is a genomic window of Garciella nitratireducens DSM 15102 containing:
- the lgt gene encoding prolipoprotein diacylglyceryl transferase, with amino-acid sequence MDPIAFEIFGLQIRWYGILLSSAILIGIFLSMHLAEKNHFDSEKLLDLVLIMIPAAIVGARIYYVIFRWDYYSNNLNEIYKIWHGGLAIHGGIIGGIIVSIIYTKKRNLSFWELSDFIAPSLILGQAIGRWGNFFNQEAYGRETNLPWAITVNDPTKGIIHVHPTFLYESLWDFCVFLFLLWYGRNRKKVDGEVFILYIILYSIGRLFIESLRIDSLMFMGIRVAQLVSILAIIIAVIIFKYFRKSV